In Candidatus Bathyarchaeia archaeon, the genomic stretch ATGGTTGAAGGATCTATTGGGGGAACAAGCCTAAAAAATGACATTATGATCCTCCTAAAGACTGAGAGTGTTACACCGATCCTGGCTGCTCAAGCGTTACTCTCCGGCGGAATAGATATAGGGACCTTAACTACTTATATCCCAATCTTTCTAGCAGACTTTCTGGGAATAGACACCTATGAAAGGGGCATGGTTTACGCGGTTGGGCTTCTCGGAGGAGTTGCTGGACTAGTTTTACTAGGGAAATATGCTGGACGTATAGGATATATTAGAGTATCGGTTGT encodes the following:
- a CDS encoding MFS transporter codes for the protein MGWRSTLFIFSIPVFIVGLTVIWYLSGEKRSRGGMVEGSIGGTSLKNDIMILLKTESVTPILAAQALLSGGIDIGTLTTYIPIFLADFLGIDTYERGMVYAVGLLGGVAGLVLLGKYAGRIGYIRVSVVSALVSSFLVYLSAFYTVEANRMLLALHLFTMMFMSFSLPTLL